Sequence from the Bacillus sp. es.036 genome:
CCAACTTCTTACTTGTTTTTTAGAGCTATTTTTGCCAATTGGCTCGTGTGCTTAGCGGTGTGGTTACCGCTACGTGTGAAGGGAGATACAGCCAAGATCATTATTATGATGCTTCTTGTTTTCACTTTTTTTACATCTGGGTACGAACACAGCATAGCGAATCTCGCCGTTTTTCTTATTTCATATACTTCTCCCCATTCTGAACTGATCAACGTAGCCGGATTTATGCATAACCTTGTTCCCGTTACCCTTGGTAATATCGTAGGAGGAGGATTCTTTGTAGGTGTACTGTTTTTCTTCTTGAACGAACCTATAAAAAGGAAGGAAATCCAGTCAAATCCAGTTTTAATCGCTTCCACAAAAGTTTTTAATAATAAATTGTAAAAATTCAGTTTTTCTTGTTGGAACGTGACAATAAGAGTGGTAGGTTTAAGTATAAGGGAGAGATGCTCCTCTCTACTCTCATCCAGGAGAGGAAGTGGCCGACGCTCGATGAGTCAACAGCTATTAAGCAAATACACAAAAGTCTTGTATCAGGCAATGGTAGCCATTCAATTCATTAAGCAGCATAAGGAAAAGGCATGTGACATACGACAAATTTCCATACTGACAGGCTTTTCAGAAGAAGCCATATTGGAGGCGATGGAATTTGGGGAATATGAACAGCATAATCGGCACGGAAAAGCTCTTTAACAAACGATCAGGATGAGGAAGAGAGTGAGCGTCCTCCTAATGGAAGGAATGTTTTCTGTCGAGGCGTATAAGCTAATGGAAGGGGGAGTTACTATCAGAAATTGATTGTAACTCTTTTTTTTGATGCGGAAGAGGTGAAAGAATAAATGACAACGCACATCTTTTCGACAGAACGACTCGTTTTACGAAAAATGATATCGGAAGACGTGGATTCCCTTCTTGAAATTTTCTCAGATAAAGAAGTGATGAAGTACTATCCGTCCTGTAAAAATCGAAATGATACCGTGAAGTGGATTGAGTGGACATTACATCACTACAAAATCTATGGTTTTGGAATGTGGATCGTTGAAGACAAAGAAAGTGGTCAGGTGATAGGACAGTGTGGCCTTGTTCTACAAAAATTAGTTCACGGTGTTGAAGTGGAGCTCGGTTACCTTTTTGCCAAACAACACTGGGGAAAAGGGTATGCGACGGAAGCAGCTTTCGCATGTAAGAAATATGCCTTCAATGAGTTAGGGGTTTCCAAGCTTATTTCATTAATTGATCCACAAAATAAAGCTTCGCTAAAAGTAGCGAAGCGGATCGGCATGACATATGAGTGTACGGTTATAAAGTGGAATAAAGAGCTCGATCTATATGGTTGTCAATAAAGTAGGAAATAGCATTGTTATACTTAGCCTCTCCCAGCCTGAAAAGCGGGATAAAGTTTCATTCCACCGTCGGCAAATAACGTAATGCCAGTCACATAGCTTGCTTCATCTGAGGCTAAAAAAGCAGCGATGGAAGCAATTTGAGCTGGTTCCCCAATTTCTTTCATAGGAATCATGGATAGGACGTCTTTTTTTGTCTTAGGATCTGAAAATTTTTCTTCATTAATAGGCGTATTAATGGCTCCGGGACCAATGTTATTCACACGGATGCCGTATGGCGCATATTCAAGCGCAAGCGTCTGAGTAAGCATCTTCATCCCACCTTTGCTTGAAGCGTAATGAACAAAGTGAGGCCAGGGCACAACTTCATGAACGCTAGACATGTTGATAATCGATCCTTTAATTTGATGTTTGATCATATAGTTAATCGCTTTTGTAGAGCCAAGAAACGTCCCGGAGAGATTAACCGAGATCACTTGATTCCAATCGTCTAGCGTCATTTCATGTGAAGGAATTTCCTTTTGAATGCCAGCATTGTTCATCATCACATTCAGCGTTCCATAACTCTTATGCGCAGCCGTGATTAACCTCTCAACGTCCGCTTCTTTTGAAACATCTGCTTGTACGGCTATTGCCTCTCCACCAGAGCTTTTGATTTCCTCCACAACTTTTGTAGCCTCTTCTTCTTTTGATAAATAATTTACGACGACTTTCATCCCTTCCTTACCAAAGCGAATTGCAATCGCTTTTCCAAGACCAGAAGCGGCACCGGTAACAATCGCCACTTTTCCATGTAACTCCTTATACACCAATTGTGCGAACCTCCTTATTTTTTCGTGAAGCCAAGCATGACTCCCCCAACGATAATCAGAATGGATCCGAGGATAACAAATATGAGTTGTTTTTTCGTTTTTCGTTCACCTAGTAAAAAAATTCCCCCAAGAGTCGAAATGATAATACCGGTTTGACTAAGCGAAAAGCTAGTCGCCGTCCCCACGCGAGGTATGGAGAGGAGAAGAGCAAGGTTTCCACTCGCCCACATGAGACCAGGTATCCCGTTTCGAAACGTATATTTATTAAAGGGTTTATGATGAATACTTTGCAGGAGTGCGCCAACGACCATGCCAATTGCTTGAGGGAGAATAGCGGTCCAACCGTCAATCGAAAACCACCTGATGATTACCACGTAGCCGACATATCCCGCAGTTGAGAGAAGCAAGATCGTAAAACCTTTTGCTAAATCACTTTTTCCTTCCGCTTCCCTTTCTTCAGACTTCTCATAAGAAGTAAAAATTACCCCGGCTACAATGAGAACCAGTGCACCGATTCCTATCGTTAGCTTTGTCGTAGAAGACCACTCGCCAAATGCAATAACTCCGAACAAAGAAGTACCGACAAGCTGAAGTCCAGTAGAAATGGGGAGTGTTTTTGATACGCCAAGAAAGGCGACAGCTTTGAATTGATTCATTTGCCCGACAGACCAAAATAAGCCTGATATAAAGCCAACGATTAAGGCGGCTGTTGTAAAATTGGGCGTTGTAAAAAAGTACACCACAATCGAAAAGAGAAGGGCACCAATAGTGGTACCAACAACCTGGTTGTATGGTTCGCCGCCAAGCTTTGTGCTAACAAGTAGAATACTTCCCCACATGACTGCCGGAATGAGAGCAATTAGAATTTCGACCATGTAACCACCTGCTTATTTAGAAAAGGATGGGATAGCATTCTTAACGTCTCACTTTTTTAACATTTTTATCCGTTCTTTATAGGAGTGATCGACACGATATGGAATGGCAATAAAATACATGTGGAAAATAAAGAGGACTTCAGGCATGAAAAAAAGAAATTTACTATGACTAACTTACTAATTTCAAAAGTGTGGTGATGCTTTCAATGCTACTTACAGCCAAAAATTTACTTTTAAATCTCTTACTTGTTTTCGCTCCGCTAAGTATTATTCAAATTCTATACTTATTGAAGCACACAAACTTTTTGAAAAAATCGTCCGGTTGGCTACTTACATTATTTCCTGGCGTAGCGATTATATTGTGTATGGTTTATCCCGTTGTTGTTGATGATAATTTCATCTTAGATTTTAGAAGAATTCCTTTTATTCTAGGTGCATTATACGGAGGTAAGTGGGTTGCGTTTTCGTATCTCTTTATCACACTGGCCTATCGATTTACGTTAGGAGGTACTGGGTTTTATTCGACCTTGCTCTCTTTTACTCTTCTTACAATTGTTGCTTCCATCGTTTCCTCGAAATTTCTTAAATACAGTTTGAAGAAAAAACTTCTCGTTGCAGCAAGTATCGATTTGATGGTAGGTGTATCCTCTACAATCATTTCCTTAACATTCTTTGACACGCAAATTTATACCTCTTCCTGGGTTCTTTTTAATCTGACTAGTCTTTTGGGATTGCTACTAGCCACGCTTGTCTACGAAGTTTTTCTAAATCAGTTTAAATTATTGCAGTCGGTGATGGAAGGTCAGAAGTTAGAAGTCGTCAGTCATCTAGCTGCTAGTATTTCTCACGAAGTTCGAAATCCATTAACCGTTAGTCGAGGGTTTCTTCAGTTAATTGAAAGTGACCTTAAAAGCAAACAAACGAAAGAATATATGGAACTTGCGATAAATGAACTCGATCGAGCGACTGAAATCATTAATGATTATTTAACCTTCGCAAAACCGTTTCCTGAAAATATAGAGGAAATTGATGTCGCAAGCGAAATCGCCTATAGTGTAAGTGTTATTACTCCTCTCGCGACGTTAAAAGATGTGACCATTACGACGAAAATCGATATGCCACCAACCATCATTCAATCAGAAAAGCGCAAATTTCAGCAGTGTTTGATGAACATTTTTAAAAATGCGATTGAAGCGATGCCAGACGGGGGGACACTTACCGTTACGACAAAAATAGAAAAGAAAAAGCTGGAAATTAGTATAGCGGACACGGGAATTGGTATGACGGAAGAGCAATTAAGCCGCATGGGACAGCCTTTTTTTACAACGAAAGAAAAGGGGACAGGACTTGGAATGATGGTTTCTCATAGCATTGTCCAAGCGATGAAGGGGGAAATTATTTATGTTAGTACACAAGGTGAGGGAACGACCGTACATCTTGTGTTTGAAATATAAAAAATAAGGGGAAATTGAAACTTTCTTGTAAGTGATTCGTAAACAATAGAAGAAACGATTGGAGGCTATTATCATGAAGAAATTTTATAAATCGACAACGAATAAGCAGTTATCAGGTGTTCTTGGAGGAGCAAGCGAAATCTTTAACATTGATGCAAGCATGCTAAGAATCGCTTATTTTGCTTTATCTCTCTTTACTTCAGGACTCTTTGTGCTCATCTATATTGCAGCAGCGATTATTTTGCCAACGGATAAGGAAGTACAAAATAATCAGTAAAGGCGCGTACGGAGGATAATATGAAGAAGACTGGATTTTACAATGTCGTGGCTATGGTTAGCTCCTTTTTTCTATTTTGTACAGGGCTAATCTCTTTATTTGGGTGGATGGTGTTATTCTCTACGCCAATTTCTGCAATCTTCGCAGTCACCGGTTTTTTCGGTGTTCTGACAAATAGCTGGCAGTTGAAGAAGTATATACAGAGTAGGTCGTATAACTCGTAATACACTTCATTTATTATTGGTAAGATGAAAAAGAGCGATGTACTTCGATGCATCGCTCTTTTGTTTTGAATTATCTAATAAAAATTAATTTCATATGAATGATACAATTAAAAAATTAGTAATCGTAAATTTGTGAAAGGAAGGATTTCTCATGACCAAACATAAGATCTATACAATGAGTGTCGCAAGTGTCTATCCACACTATGTTACAAAGGCGAAAAAAAAAGGACGTACGAAAACAGAAGTCAATGAAATTTTCTGTTGGTTAACAGGGTATAGCCAGAAAGAGCTAGAAACTCAGCTGGAAAACAAGACAGACTTTGAGACCTTCTTTGCGGAAGCTCCTCAACTCAATCCTTCACGAACCTTGATTAAGGGTGTCGTCTGTGGTATACGAGTGGAAGATATTGAAGAACCAACTATGCAGGAAATTCGCTATTTGGATAAGCTGATTGATGAGTTAGCAAAGGGAAAAGCGATGGAGAAGATTTTGCGGAAAGCATAAGGTCTATAAAAAAAGCGCAATTCTTTATTGAATCTGCGCTTCTTTCCTTTTTGTCTCTAACAAAGAATTCGGATAGTACACTTAACTAGGATTCACTTTTACTACGGGCTTTTCCCATAATAAAGCTCACGATTAACACTAAAATAATTGCTCCTATGATAGCGGGGATAATGTTGAATCCACCAATATCTGGTCCCCAGCTACCAAGAATAAGCGTACCTAGCCACGCACCAACAAATCCAGCAATGATATTTCCTATAATTCCACCCGGAACATCTCGACCTGTAATTGCACCAGCTAGCCAACCAATAATACCGCCAACGATTAAACTCCAAATAAACTCTATCGGAAACACCTCCTACATACAAAATCCTTCTGTATTGTTTTATCCTAAAAATGTAATTCTATCCTTAATCATAAATTCCTCATGGGGTGTCTCGATAAAGCCATAATCGAATAGGAGAACTAAAAAAACCGTATCTCATTCCCAGGGGGATAAAGACACGGCTTTTCATATACAATCACATAGGGATTAATCTCTTGTTAACGTTGCTTCCGAAGAAATAGCCTGAGCAAGGTTAGATGTAATGCGTATTTCACCAAAATCAATTCCAAGCTGAACGGCCGTTTGCGCTATTTCAGGGCGAATACCGGATAAGGTTGCCGTTACTCCAATTAATTTGAGTCCTGTGATTAACTGGAATATTTGCTGCGCGACTCTTGTGTCAACAAGGTAGACCCCCGACAAATCAATGAAAAGGTGGTCAACTCGTTTCGTTGTACAACCTTCTAGCGTATTTTCGAAAATAGCTGTTGCTCGATCTGAATCGATGTCACCAACAAGTGGAAGAAGCGCCTTTCCATCTGGAAGGTCGATTAGCGGGGAGCTAAGTTCATTAATCGTTTGCTGCTGTTCCTCAATGCGAGCATTTAAATGCTTAGATTTTTCCTCTACGACACGCGTCATCACAACATCAACCGCTTCAATGATGGCGTATTTCCAGATATCAAGACTTTTTTGTGACACGAGGTCTTCCGTTGTTTTGGAATACTCTTCGATAAAATCCATGTATTGTTCACGTACGCGCTGGAATTCTTTCATAATAAGATGAGTAGGCGTATTTAAGTGTTCAGGATCCCGTCCAATTTCCTGAACCCAATCAACAAATTCAGCAAAAAAAGCGCTTTTCTCCATTATGAATATTTTGCATAAGTGCTGATGAAACTCGAAATTTTGTGATTTTAATTCACGAATAACTTCAGGATCAGTTGAGGCATAGACGCCCGTTCCACTCTTGTCTAATGACGCATACCAATCTTCAGTTAGCTGTTCTGCTTTCGTTAATAAAAATTGATGAAGTTCTTTGTTACGTTGCATGCAAATATGCTCCTCTCGACACCTAAATTCGTTCTTATTTTAGTAGTGTGTATCATTTCATCCACTCATATATGCGTCCATGATGATGGCATCTTTTAGGTGGGAACAGTATAACAGCGACAGATAGTCACTACCTTTACATATGTTATAAAACCATTATAACAACCTTTTACAAAATCCACGAACTTAATTACGTTTTTGAAAATAACAATTGTGTAACAGGCCGAAAGTTGAGAAGTAAAAAGGGGAGAAGATCCATTTTAAAATGAAGGAAAAATGACACCAGAACTGTTCAACCATGTGTTGAGGTAACGGTAGTAAAAGGTGATTTTGATAATGTAAGGCAGAGCTTTGTTATGGCAATAGAAAGGTGTTTTTCTCTGCTAAGGATACTTGGAGAATACCAGATCGTGTGGAAAAGATGGGTAATGATTTGCTCATGATCGTTAGGATCTGTCCCGGAATTTGTGAGTAGGTGTGAAAGGTGAAGAATATACGTATCATACAATTCATTCAATGAGCTTTGATCTTTCTCGACTAGTCGTTGAATGATCTGTTTCTGAGTTTCCATGTCGGTTCTCCTTATTTTGTAAGTGGTAGTTTTTTCAATACCCCACCTTAATTATTTCAAACTAATAATTCTCGAATTAAAGATATTATCAGATGTAGAAAAATACAAAAGTAAATATCGGGGATCTATGCCATTAACATAAGCGACTGAATTTTCTTGCTTTTTGGATGGGCGTATTGGTATAGTTAAATTGGAGATGAGTGGAAAGGGGACTGTGAACATGTGTGGACAAATCCTGTAAACGTTGAACAATTGATTAGCCTATTTAAAACGATGGGATAGGTCTGTCAATGTAACGAAGACAGGAGGTTCACCACGTTCATGATTGATTAAACGAACTTGACAGCTACCTGAAGAAGGTTCTGTCATTTTTTATGATCATCTCCTTTCACGAGTGTGCGGGTGTTCCTTCATAAGGGAGGAAGAAAACATGAATCAAGAGAGACGAATTGCGATTGTCACTGGTGCAAGCCGTCCGAACGGGATAGGGGCTGCGCTTTGTCGTGAACTAGCTCAGGAAGGCTACAATCTATTTTTTACTCATTTTTCACCATATGATTATAAAACGGGGTACAACGATGCAGAAGCGAACTGGGCCGAGGTATTTGAGAACGAATTAAGGGACCATGGTGTGAGAGTGGAATCGATGGAACTGGATTTAAGCAAAAGCGATGCCCCTGCTCAACTTTTGGAACGCGTGTTAAAAATGCGAGGACAGCTTTCTATTCTAGTGAACAATGCCACCCATTGTGTCGAAATGAGTCATGAAGAATTAACCTCAGGCGTTTTGGATGAGCATTATGCGGTAAATGTGAGAGGTACGTGCATGCTGTCGGTTGCATTTGCAAAACAATTAAAAAAGGACGATCTCGGCGGACGGATTATCAATTTTGTTTCAGGGCAAGACAAAAGTCCTCAGCCTGGGAATCTTCCCTATATTACGACCAAAGGGGCGATCTCTGCTTTTACGACTTCGTTTGCAACCGAGGTCGCTTCCCAACATATTACGGTGAATGCGATTGACCCTGGTCCGACGAATTCAGGGGCAATGGATCGAGCGACGCAGGACTTCTTAAAACCTAAGTTCCCGACCGGACGAATTGGAAGGCCAGAAGATGCAGCGCGCTTAGTGAATTTCCTTACGAGTGATGCAGCGAACTGGATAACGGGGCAAATCATTCATTCAGATGGTGGCTTTCGCGATTAAGAGAAGAACTGAAAAAAAGCGTGCTGACATCGTGTCAGCACGCTTTCCTTTTTAGAATAAAACATATGAAACAACGACATAGAGCAGAGTCATGACGAGCGATGGAGCAGCATAGCGCCATGAACTACGCACAGTTGATGGTCGAAGGAGCAAGTACATAATCACGAACGTCATCAACAGTCCGAGACAAGCGATGAAGATATGAGACATATCAACCGCAGCAAGGATAGGGCCATCTCGATAAAGCAAATCTGTGAGGGCGAGAAGTTGGATGTTGAATAAGTTACTACCAAGTATCGAACCAATTGCCATATTATAGTTTGCTAGTTTAAAAGCTGCGAGCACTGTTACGAGCTCTGGTAAAGATGTCGAGGCAGCGATGAGAAAACTACCTACAAAGCTTGCATTCATACCCGTTGCTTCAGCTAAGCGATCTCCTGCAATGGAAAGAATACTACCGGATACGAAAACAATTAACGCGGCAACAATGAAACCAATTACAGCCGTGCGCAGCGAGATATCTTTCGTAGGAATGTCTTCTTGTTCACCGTCATCACCTGAGATGTACTTCATCGATAGAACATATAGGAAAACAATGACGATCATCTCAATCCCAATTCCAAAGATGGAAATGGAGCCTGGTATTAGTAACGAGACAATTAAAATGACGAGAAAAAGGAGACCGACGAGAGCAGAAGGTACGTTTGCCTTCGTGTTTACCTTCTGAAATAATCTCCGTCTTCTGTAAATCAAGTCAACAACCGCTAGAATTAACAGGTTAAAAACATTACTTCCAAGCATATTTCCAACTGCAATATCGGGGTTATCAATATAAACGGCTGTTAGACTCGTTGTTAATTCAGGTAATGACGTTGCTCCTGCAATAAGGAATGTCCCGACCACAGCCCCACTTAAAGATGACTTCTTACTAATCACATCACCGAACTGATTCAGGTAAATAGCGGCACCGACTACTACGGCTGCTGCAAGAAGAAAGATCAAAATAATCATGTGTAACTCCTCTCCGCCAGCGCATACAAAAAAACCCTGGCACAACAAAATTGTACCAAGGTCTTGCGTACTAAAATCTTAGCCCGATGAACCAGGTATAAAAATACCGTATTGATGACTCATCAGCCGTTACCGGTCGCTACTCCCCTTGTTAAGTTAACTATAGCTCGGTTTAGTTTTAAAGTCAATTAAAAGGGCATGGGCAAATGATTGTTTAATAGGAGCTGTCGCTTCCAAAAACGCAGTGAACCTGTCCCCAAAACTTTTGAAACAGGTTTGTTAAATTCATTAATAAGGATCAGAAGGATGACTTCTTTCCTCTGCATTCTGAACAGCTTCATCCATCTTTTCTTCGGTAGAAGTGCGAAGTGCTTTCAGTCCTTCTGTGACACGCATTCCATAACCCTTATCGCATTCCGTTAACATCGAAATCATACGACTCTGGATTTCCTCACGGCAGTCTCCGAGCGCAATGACGAGATTTGAGATCAAATCATCTCGCTCCCAATCCTTCATTCTTCGATACGTTTCACCCGCTTGTCCGAAATTGTTTTCTATTGAGATTTTATTTCGCTGCAGCTTTCCTTCGACGTATGGTTCATACTCTTTTCCAGGATTAACCGCTTCCTTTAGTCCTCCAATCAAGGAAGGCTCATAATTCACGTGAGGATTTTGATGCTGCGCATAATCTTGCCTGAAATCCATTTGGCCTGCACTTTCATTGGTAGCCACGTGCTTTGCCGGCTTATTAATTGGTAACTGTAAATAGTTTGAGCCGACGCGATACCTCTGTGTATCTGAATACGAATAGGTTCGGCCTTGAAGAAGCTTATCATCAGAGAAATCAAGCCCATCCACAAGGACGCCCGTACCAAACGCTGCCTGTTCCACTTCAGCGAAATAATTTTCTGGGTTTTTATTTAAAACCATTTTACCTACTTTGTGCCATGGAACGTCTTCTTTGTACCAGAGTTTTGTAGGGTCTAGTGGGTCAAAGTCTAAATCAGGATGTTCGCCATCTTCCATAATCTGAACGTAAAGCTCCCATTCAGGGAAATCTCCATTTTCAATCGCTTCGTACAGATCCTGTGTGGCATGGTTAAAGTTCGTGGATTGTATCTGATCCGCTTCTTGTTGAGTAAGATTACGAATTCCTTGTACAGGCTCCCAGTGATACTTCACTAGGACTGCTTTCCCTTCTTTGTTCACCCATTTGTAGGCGTGCACACCTGACCCCTGCATATGTCGGAAGTTTGCCGGAATACCCCATGGTGAGAAAAGAAACGTGACCATCTGCATTGATTCAGGCGTTTGACAGAGAAAATCAAACATCCGCTCCATATCTTGCCTATTTGTAACGGGATCTGGTTTAAAGGAGTGCACCATATCTGGGAACTTAAGCGGATCGCGAATAAAGAAGATTTTTAAGTTATTCCCTACTAAATCCCAGTTTCCGTCTTCTGTATAAAACTTTACCGCAAATCCTCTTGGGTCACGTAGCGTTTCAGGGGAATGAGTCCCGTGAACGACGGTAGAGAACCGGACGAATACAGGTGTTTGTTTGCCAACTTCAGTGAATACCTTCGCCCGTGTATAGTTTGAAATCGGTTCATCACCTACTTTTCCATAGGATTCAAAATAACCATGGGCACCTGCGCCGCGGGCATGCACAACTCGTTCAGGGGTACGTTCACGATCAAAATGACTGATTTTCTCTAAAAAATCATAGTTCTCAAGTGTCGTAGGACCGCGATTTCCAACCGTTCGAACATTTTGATTGTCTGTAACCGGATGACCTTGACGGTTGGTTAGTGTTTCATCCGCTTCGTGTTTTTCATTTTGTTGGTTTGGATCTTTGTTCATGGCAAATCCTCCTTCTATATATCGTTCAAATTATCCCCAAAGAAATCGTCCTTATACTGTTTATATAGTTAAATTTTGGTTATGGGTTTGCACGGAAATGAAACCCTAGCGTCTGTTTAATCGTAAAGAAAGAAAGCGGTTTACTATGAAAGGAGAAAACGAATGCTTGAGATCATCTTAACGATTGTGTTTGCGATCGTTTTTATAATTGGGATCTATGTACAGGTGACAAGAAGAAAACGAGCTGGGTTAACCGGGGTGAAATCAGCTATTGCACCCATTTGTTTTATGATTAGTGCTGCTCTTAATCCATTGGGGTATTGGTTCGGGTTCCTTGGTTTAATTAGTTTACTAGGTTCGATGCTGTTTCTATTTCTTGGCGCTTATTATGTGAAAGAGATGCAGGTGGAAGAAGTATCTAAAAAGGGGGGATGAAATGAAATTGAAATCTTTATTGGTGATCCTGTTCCTCATATGTATGACAACGGTGACCATGGCCACTATTTATTTGATTCACAATAAAACGACCGAGCTCGATATTCCGGTAATTGTCTCCATGGTAGTTGGAGGCATGTTCGTGATACTAGGAATGGTGAGAAGAAAACATAAGGAAGAAGGAAGAGGATGAAGTACATAAGAGTCATGATCTTACTGGTAGCTATTATGGCTGCAAGCAGCATCGTGTGGCTTGGGTTTACAGGCGGCCATGAAGCTTTGTTCCGTCTGTGTATTAGCATTGCCGTTTTCGCCTCGCTCTGCTTTGTTTATATTGAAGAGAAAAAGAAGAAGCAGAAGAAGATCACGCTGATGTTTATAGGACTTAGTCTTCTTTCAATTAGTGCTGGGATCATTCAACTAATGAGCTGGTAGCATCGAAAAATAACCAAAAATAGCATACCAATGATTCTCAACATACAAAAAGGACGATACCCCAAATGGTTTCGTCCTTTTTCACGTTTCGTTACTGTCCGTTTTGAAACTGTTGATCGATCTCTCGCAATTGATCATAGGATTCTTTTAAATCGTCAGGAATCAACTTCCGCCCTTGTTCCCAGGCGTTTTCTTCAATTTCTGCGAGAAGTTCCTGCTGAACCTCTTCATCTTCATACATTAAGATGCGAAGGTCGTGCCGGTGTTTCTTAAAATCTAAATAGTACCCAATTTCGTGATACAGAAGGATCAAAGCGATGTTTTCTTCCGTTTCTTTTAGTTTAAAGTTCACTTTTGCTTGATAGCCGTTCATTTGTAAGTAATTAAACTTGATCGTATTGGTCGATACGTTATAGCTCATTGGAGCGGCTAGCTCGTTGTTAAACTCATAGTTAATCGATAGCTTATGCTCTTCTAGCGTGTCTTTGATGATTTTTTCGACGTCCCATATATATAACATGTTTTTTATCACAGTCCTTTTAATGTCTTCAATCGAATCTTGCGCTGATTCTTTGGGAGATTCAACCCTTTATTTTAAAGGATTCATCTTGAAACGGCTACCATTCTGGCAAGATCGTTACGAGATTTACCCGCTAAACTTCATTTCTTTCACCTTACATACATCATTTTCACACATTTATCCCATATTTTTGTGAAATTTATTCGTTATTGTATGAATTGAGGCGTTTGAATTGTTGGAAAGGGTGAAAGTTGATGAAAAAGAATGTAACACTATCGTTATTCGTTACTTCCTTGCTGGTTCTTGGGGCATGTCAAAATTCAGCACCAGAAACCGAATCAGGTACAGCGGAAAGTGATCGTAATGAGGCAATCGTTTCTTTGGTGAAAATGAATGATTTCTACATTGGCGAAACGTTAAATGATCAGTCTCTTATCCATTCCTTTATTCCAGAAAATACGGATAAGTCACCGGTTATTATGGTGCCAGGCCTTGGATTAGCCGCTTCGATTTATGAAAGCACGCCAGATGATCGGAATGGCTGGGCCTATGATTTTGTAGCTGCAGGTTATCCAGTCTATACCGTTGATACCTCTGATCTTGCGAGTGCAGGTCTTTCCGAAAAAGAAGCTGAAGCAACATTATCAAAGTGGGATTCGGAATCGATTTGGTCTCGATGGGGATTAGGTTCTGGGCCAGGGGAGGCTTATGAGGATGGCCAATTCCCTGCTGATCAATTTGATCAATTTTATTCTTCCATTCCAATGCAAATAAAACTAGCGAGTAATGATTCTTCAAGCGAAGCTACTGGAAAAACTGGCAGTAGATCGGGAAGTGGGGATGAGGCAGGTAAGAGTAGCGGAGGAAACACTCAGGAAGTTGAAAATATGATTCAGCTTTTAGAAAAAACGGGTCCTTCGATT
This genomic interval carries:
- a CDS encoding SDR family oxidoreductase translates to MNQERRIAIVTGASRPNGIGAALCRELAQEGYNLFFTHFSPYDYKTGYNDAEANWAEVFENELRDHGVRVESMELDLSKSDAPAQLLERVLKMRGQLSILVNNATHCVEMSHEELTSGVLDEHYAVNVRGTCMLSVAFAKQLKKDDLGGRIINFVSGQDKSPQPGNLPYITTKGAISAFTTSFATEVASQHITVNAIDPGPTNSGAMDRATQDFLKPKFPTGRIGRPEDAARLVNFLTSDAANWITGQIIHSDGGFRD
- a CDS encoding sodium:calcium antiporter, producing MIILIFLLAAAVVVGAAIYLNQFGDVISKKSSLSGAVVGTFLIAGATSLPELTTSLTAVYIDNPDIAVGNMLGSNVFNLLILAVVDLIYRRRRLFQKVNTKANVPSALVGLLFLVILIVSLLIPGSISIFGIGIEMIVIVFLYVLSMKYISGDDGEQEDIPTKDISLRTAVIGFIVAALIVFVSGSILSIAGDRLAEATGMNASFVGSFLIAASTSLPELVTVLAAFKLANYNMAIGSILGSNLFNIQLLALTDLLYRDGPILAAVDMSHIFIACLGLLMTFVIMYLLLRPSTVRSSWRYAAPSLVMTLLYVVVSYVLF
- a CDS encoding catalase; the encoded protein is MNKDPNQQNEKHEADETLTNRQGHPVTDNQNVRTVGNRGPTTLENYDFLEKISHFDRERTPERVVHARGAGAHGYFESYGKVGDEPISNYTRAKVFTEVGKQTPVFVRFSTVVHGTHSPETLRDPRGFAVKFYTEDGNWDLVGNNLKIFFIRDPLKFPDMVHSFKPDPVTNRQDMERMFDFLCQTPESMQMVTFLFSPWGIPANFRHMQGSGVHAYKWVNKEGKAVLVKYHWEPVQGIRNLTQQEADQIQSTNFNHATQDLYEAIENGDFPEWELYVQIMEDGEHPDLDFDPLDPTKLWYKEDVPWHKVGKMVLNKNPENYFAEVEQAAFGTGVLVDGLDFSDDKLLQGRTYSYSDTQRYRVGSNYLQLPINKPAKHVATNESAGQMDFRQDYAQHQNPHVNYEPSLIGGLKEAVNPGKEYEPYVEGKLQRNKISIENNFGQAGETYRRMKDWERDDLISNLVIALGDCREEIQSRMISMLTECDKGYGMRVTEGLKALRTSTEEKMDEAVQNAEERSHPSDPY